The following proteins are co-located in the Helicobacter acinonychis genome:
- a CDS encoding plasminogen-binding N-terminal domain-containing protein, with the protein MLRRLIGLFLASFISLQSASWQEPLRVSVDFVDLPRKIIRFPAHDLKVGEFGFVVTKLSDYEVINSEVIIIAVENGVATARFKAFDSIKQSHLPTPRIIAKKGDLVYFRQFNNQAFLIAPNDAIYEQIKAANTDINFISSDLLVTFLNGFDPKMANLRKACNIYSVGVIYLVTTNTLNILNCESFEILEKRALDTSGVTKTSTPFFSRVEGIDAGTLGKLFSGSKSRNYFAYYDALVKKEKRKEVRIEKREEKVDARENKQEIKQEAIKPSHKEPKKANQNTENATQQSIKENNISPKGTQESKNAPTLEEKNYQKAEKKLDATEERRRLKDERKKAKAEQRAREFEQRAREHQEKDEAELEERRKALESNLKDERKKAKAEQRAREFEQRAREHQEKDEAELEERRKALESNKK; encoded by the coding sequence ATGTTAAGGCGTTTGATAGGACTTTTTTTAGCTAGTTTTATAAGCTTGCAATCAGCCTCTTGGCAAGAACCCTTAAGAGTGAGCGTGGATTTTGTAGATTTACCCAGAAAAATCATTCGTTTTCCTGCCCATGATTTGAAAGTGGGGGAGTTTGGTTTTGTGGTGACAAAACTTTCAGATTATGAAGTTATCAACTCTGAAGTGATTATTATCGCTGTTGAAAATGGCGTCGCAACAGCGAGATTTAAGGCGTTTGACTCCATAAAACAAAGCCATTTACCCACCCCAAGGATCATCGCTAAAAAAGGCGATTTAGTCTATTTTAGGCAATTCAATAACCAAGCGTTTTTGATCGCCCCCAATGATGCAATTTATGAGCAAATCAAGGCGGCAAATACGGATATTAATTTCATTAGCTCCGATTTGTTGGTGACTTTTTTGAATGGCTTTGATCCTAAAATGGCGAATTTGAGAAAAGCGTGCAATATTTATAGCGTAGGGGTGATTTATTTAGTGACCACTAACACGCTCAATATTTTGAATTGCGAGAGCTTTGAGATTTTGGAAAAAAGAGCGTTGGATACAAGCGGTGTGACTAAAACTTCCACGCCGTTTTTTTCTAGAGTTGAGGGCATTGATGCAGGCACGCTAGGGAAACTCTTTTCAGGCAGTAAATCTAGAAATTACTTCGCTTACTATGACGCTTTAGTGAAAAAAGAAAAACGAAAAGAAGTAAGGATTGAAAAGAGAGAAGAAAAAGTTGATGCTAGAGAAAATAAGCAAGAAATCAAGCAAGAAGCCATTAAACCCTCTCACAAAGAGCCTAAAAAAGCCAATCAAAACACAGAAAACGCTACCCAACAAAGCATCAAAGAAAATAACATCTCTCCAAAAGGCACGCAAGAAAGTAAAAACGCTCCCACTTTAGAAGAGAAAAACTACCAAAAAGCAGAGAAAAAGCTTGATGCCACAGAAGAAAGGCGCCGCTTGAAAGATGAAAGGAAAAAAGCCAAAGCCGAACAAAGGGCGAGAGAATTTGAACAAAGAGCGAGAGAACATCAAGAAAAAGATGAAGCAGAACTTGAAGAAAGAAGAAAGGCTTTAGAGTCCAATTTGAAAGATGAAAGGAAAAAAGCCAAAGCCGAACAAAGGGCGAGAGAATTTGAACAAAGAGCGAGAGAACATCAAGAAAAAGATGAAGCAGAACTTGAGGAAAGAAGAAAGGCTTTAGAGTCCAATAAGAAGTAG
- the csd3 gene encoding peptidoglycan DD-metalloendopeptidase Csd3 — translation MVFFHKKIILNFIYFLVIAFLSHLSYGVFLKADEVKTQTLNPLMGERLVWDKLTLLGFLEKNHISQKLYYNLSSQDKELSADIQSNVTYYTLRDANNTLIQALIPVSQDLQIHIYKKGEDYFLNFIPIIFTRKEKTLLLSLQTSPYQDIVKATKDPLLANQLMNAYKKSVPFKRLVRNDKIAIVYTRDYRVGQAFGQPTIKMAMIGSRSNQYYLFSHSNGRYYDSKAQEVAGFLLETPVKYTRISSPFSYGRYHPILKVRRPHYGVDYAAKHGSLIYSASEGRVSFIGVKGGYGKVVEIHLNELRLVYAHMSSFAKGLKKGSFVKKGQIIGRVGSTGFSTGPHLHFGVYKNSRPINPLDYIRTAKSKLYGKQREVFLEKARRSKQKLEELFKTHSFETNPFYLLEGF, via the coding sequence ATGGTATTTTTTCATAAGAAAATTATTTTAAATTTTATCTATTTTTTAGTGATTGCTTTTTTATCCCATTTATCTTATGGGGTGTTTTTAAAAGCCGATGAGGTAAAAACGCAAACGCTTAACCCCTTAATGGGCGAAAGGCTTGTGTGGGATAAGCTCACGCTGTTAGGGTTTTTGGAAAAAAACCATATCTCGCAAAAACTCTATTACAATTTGAGCTCACAAGATAAAGAATTGAGCGCTGACATTCAAAGCAATGTGACTTATTACACCTTAAGAGACGCCAATAACACGCTCATTCAAGCCCTTATCCCCGTAAGCCAGGATTTGCAAATCCATATTTACAAAAAAGGGGAGGATTATTTTTTAAATTTTATCCCCATTATCTTCACTCGTAAAGAAAAAACCCTCCTTCTTTCGTTGCAAACTTCACCTTATCAAGATATTGTCAAAGCCACTAAAGACCCCCTTTTAGCCAACCAATTGATGAACGCATATAAAAAAAGCGTGCCTTTTAAACGATTGGTGAGAAACGATAAAATCGCTATCGTTTATACAAGGGATTATCGCGTGGGGCAAGCGTTTGGCCAGCCAACTATTAAAATGGCGATGATTGGCTCTCGCTCTAACCAATACTATCTTTTTTCCCATTCAAACGGACGCTATTATGACTCTAAAGCGCAAGAAGTGGCAGGGTTTTTACTAGAAACCCCAGTGAAATACACCCGCATTTCTTCGCCTTTTTCATATGGGAGATACCACCCTATTTTAAAAGTCCGACGGCCTCATTATGGCGTGGATTATGCGGCTAAACATGGCAGTTTGATTTATTCTGCTTCAGAGGGTCGTGTGAGTTTTATAGGGGTTAAGGGAGGTTATGGGAAAGTGGTTGAAATCCATTTGAATGAATTGCGCTTGGTGTATGCTCATATGAGCTCGTTTGCTAAAGGGTTGAAAAAAGGATCGTTCGTTAAAAAAGGGCAAATTATAGGTAGAGTGGGGAGTACAGGTTTTAGCACCGGACCGCATTTGCATTTTGGCGTGTATAAAAACTCTCGCCCCATTAATCCTTTAGACTATATTCGCACCGCTAAAAGCAAGTTATACGGCAAACAAAGAGAGGTTTTTTTAGAAAAAGCCAGACGATCTAAACAAAAATTAGAAGAACTTTTTAAAACCCATTCTTTTGAAACAAATCCATTTTATCTTTTAGAGGGCTTTTAA
- a CDS encoding DDE transposase has translation MRYALRKRFFKRLILVVSTFCTINLHAKSYLFSPLPPANQQVVKTEPCSLECLKDLMVQNQIFSFVSQYDHNNQDESLKTYYKDILNKLNPILIASQIQPKESYEPEIELAVLLPKKVVGRYAISVMNTLLAYLNTKNNNFNIQVFDSDEETPKKLDQTYKEIEKEKFPFVIALLTKEGVENLLQNTIISIPTYVPTVNKTQLENNIKLPLNERLYFGGIDYKEQLSMLTAFISPNSPVIEYDDDGLIGERLKQITESLNIEIKHQENISYKQATSFSKNFKKDDTFFKDSTLILNTPTIKSGLILSQIGLLKERPIKILSVQINFNPSLLLLTQPKDRKGLFIVNALQNSDETLIEYASLLESDLKHDWVNYSSAIGLEMFLNILDPHFKKSFQESLEDNQVHYTNQIYQALGYSFELMQTNKE, from the coding sequence ATGCGATACGCCTTAAGAAAAAGATTTTTCAAACGCCTTATATTGGTTGTTTCTACTTTTTGCACAATCAACTTGCATGCAAAAAGCTATTTGTTTTCCCCTTTGCCCCCAGCAAACCAGCAAGTTGTCAAAACAGAGCCCTGCTCTTTAGAGTGTTTGAAAGACTTGATGGTGCAAAATCAAATCTTTTCTTTTGTGTCTCAATACGATCATAACAATCAAGATGAAAGCCTTAAAACCTACTACAAAGACATCTTAAATAAACTCAACCCCATCCTTATCGCTTCTCAAATCCAGCCTAAAGAAAGCTATGAGCCTGAGATTGAATTAGCGGTTTTATTGCCTAAAAAGGTCGTGGGTCGTTATGCAATTTCGGTGATGAACACCCTTTTAGCGTATTTGAACACCAAAAACAATAATTTTAATATCCAAGTCTTTGACAGCGATGAAGAAACCCCTAAAAAACTAGATCAAACTTATAAAGAAATTGAAAAAGAAAAATTCCCTTTTGTGATAGCTTTATTGACTAAAGAGGGCGTGGAAAATTTGCTCCAAAACACCATTATTAGCATCCCTACTTATGTGCCCACCGTGAATAAAACGCAATTAGAAAACAATATCAAGCTTCCTTTAAACGAGCGCTTGTATTTTGGGGGGATTGATTATAAAGAGCAATTAAGCATGCTCACGGCTTTTATCAGCCCTAATTCGCCCGTGATTGAATACGATGATGATGGTTTAATAGGCGAACGCTTAAAACAAATCACAGAGTCTTTAAACATTGAGATCAAACACCAAGAAAATATCTCTTACAAACAAGCCACGAGCTTTTCTAAAAATTTTAAAAAAGATGATACTTTTTTTAAAGATTCTACCTTGATTTTAAACACCCCTACGATTAAAAGCGGTCTGATTCTTTCTCAAATAGGGCTTTTAAAAGAAAGACCCATTAAAATCCTTTCGGTGCAAATCAATTTCAACCCTTCTTTACTCTTGCTCACCCAGCCTAAAGACCGAAAAGGTTTATTCATTGTCAATGCCTTACAAAATAGCGATGAAACGCTTATAGAATACGCCTCCTTATTGGAGAGCGATTTAAAGCATGACTGGGTGAATTATTCCAGTGCGATAGGGCTAGAGATGTTTTTAAACATATTAGATCCGCATTTTAAAAAGTCTTTTCAAGAGAGTTTAGAAGACAATCAAGTCCATTACACCAATCAAATTTATCAGGCTTTAGGGTATTCTTTTGAATTGATGCAAACCAACAAAGAATAA
- a CDS encoding outer membrane family protein, with the protein MLRFQKLSLFTLPILYIQSPLLAFDYKFSGVAESFSKVGFNHSKLNSKEGIFPTATFVTATIKLQVDSNLLPKNIEKHSLKIGVGGILGGLAYDSTKTLIDQATHQVYGSEIYNYIGRWWGFLGNAPWKNSRLESNAHTRNYVLYNSYLFYSYGDKFQLKLGRYLSNMDFMSSYTQGFEVDYKIHSKVALKWFSSFGRALAFGQWIRDWYAPIVTEDDRKEVDDGIHAVQLDFFSQYVQVTPFFYFSPKTYEAPGLKIHIDSNQKFKGLGLRAQTLFNVIFPIYAKDLYDVYWRNSKIGKWASSFLIHQRFDYNEFNFGFGYYQNFGNANAKIGWYGNPLPINIRNNSVYGGIFSNAIAPDSLSGYVFGGGVYRGFLWGILGRYTYSTRASETTLNLNLGYKWNSFFNIDVNLEYYVVSMHAGYKTNNLTSPFNQAFKANTQDRSNLMVSLKFFF; encoded by the coding sequence GTGTTAAGATTTCAAAAATTATCCTTATTCACACTCCCTATTCTTTATATTCAAAGCCCTTTACTGGCTTTTGATTATAAGTTTAGTGGGGTAGCGGAATCTTTTTCTAAAGTCGGATTTAACCACTCCAAACTCAATTCTAAAGAGGGGATTTTCCCTACTGCCACCTTTGTGACCGCTACAATCAAACTTCAAGTGGATTCTAACCTACTCCCTAAAAACATTGAAAAACACAGCTTAAAAATAGGCGTTGGGGGGATTTTAGGAGGGCTTGCATACGATTCTACCAAAACCCTAATTGATCAAGCCACCCATCAAGTCTATGGCTCAGAAATTTATAACTATATAGGGCGTTGGTGGGGGTTTTTAGGCAACGCTCCTTGGAAAAATTCTCGCCTAGAAAGCAACGCCCACACGCGCAATTATGTATTATATAACTCTTATTTGTTCTATTCTTATGGCGATAAATTCCAGCTCAAACTAGGGCGTTACCTTTCTAACATGGATTTTATGAGCTCCTATACGCAAGGCTTTGAAGTGGATTATAAGATCCATTCTAAAGTGGCATTAAAATGGTTTAGCTCTTTTGGGCGCGCTTTAGCTTTTGGGCAATGGATACGAGATTGGTATGCCCCTATTGTGACTGAAGATGACAGAAAAGAAGTTGATGATGGTATCCATGCTGTGCAACTTGATTTTTTTAGCCAATATGTTCAAGTCACGCCCTTTTTTTATTTTTCACCCAAGACTTACGAAGCGCCCGGGCTTAAAATCCACATTGATAGCAACCAAAAGTTTAAAGGTTTAGGGTTGCGGGCTCAAACCCTTTTTAATGTGATTTTCCCCATTTATGCTAAAGATTTATACGATGTGTATTGGCGCAATTCTAAGATTGGCAAATGGGCTTCATCGTTTCTCATCCATCAGCGCTTTGATTACAACGAGTTTAATTTTGGCTTTGGCTATTATCAAAATTTTGGCAACGCTAACGCAAAGATTGGTTGGTATGGTAACCCCCTCCCTATTAACATAAGAAATAATAGCGTTTATGGTGGGATTTTCAGTAACGCCATCGCACCTGATTCTTTGAGTGGGTATGTTTTTGGTGGGGGCGTGTATAGGGGGTTTTTATGGGGGATTTTAGGGAGATACACTTATTCTACGAGAGCGAGCGAAACAACACTCAATTTGAACTTGGGCTATAAATGGAATTCTTTTTTTAATATTGATGTGAATTTAGAATACTATGTAGTGAGCATGCATGCTGGCTATAAAACCAACAACCTCACTAGCCCCTTTAATCAAGCCTTTAAAGCGAACACGCAAGATAGGAGCAATCTCATGGTGAGTTTGAAATTCTTTTTTTAA
- the lolA gene encoding LolA-like outer membrane lipoprotein chaperone, with the protein MKAFLKILMVLIFISVAHAKNPLTLSKEEEVLHNLQSFSAHFKQVLKNEKPLVYYGVLKAKAPNLALWVYEKPLKKEIYMNDKEVVIYEPNLFQATITPLKDKTDFFTILKQLKKQADGSFKTIINKTIYRLVFKDSKPFSLEFKDEVNNLVTITFSQVEINPKIAIEIFVFKPKDENIDIVRQ; encoded by the coding sequence ATGAAAGCTTTTTTAAAGATTTTGATGGTTTTAATTTTTATAAGCGTCGCTCATGCTAAAAATCCTTTGACGCTTTCTAAAGAAGAAGAGGTTTTGCATAATTTGCAAAGTTTTAGTGCACATTTCAAACAGGTTTTAAAAAATGAAAAGCCCTTAGTTTATTATGGGGTTTTAAAGGCTAAAGCCCCTAATCTGGCTTTATGGGTTTATGAAAAACCCTTAAAAAAAGAAATTTATATGAACGATAAAGAAGTAGTGATTTATGAGCCTAATTTATTTCAAGCCACGATCACGCCCTTGAAAGACAAGACAGATTTTTTTACCATTCTCAAGCAATTAAAAAAGCAAGCTGATGGCTCTTTTAAAACGATTATCAATAAAACCATTTATCGTTTGGTTTTTAAAGACAGCAAACCTTTTTCGTTGGAATTTAAAGACGAAGTGAATAATCTAGTCACGATCACTTTTTCTCAAGTAGAAATTAACCCTAAAATCGCTATTGAAATCTTTGTCTTTAAGCCTAAAGATGAAAATATTGATATTGTGCGCCAATGA
- the secA gene encoding preprotein translocase subunit SecA, translating into MIKAIIGKIIGTRNDRWIKQYKKKVLAINTLEPTYEKMSDTELQNAFEELKKRVRSVEKDLQEKTLLEVLPESFAITREASKRVLNMRHFDVQLIGGMVLNDGKIAEMKTGEGKTLVATLAVALNAIKGESVYVVTVNDYLAHRDSKEMEPLYHFLGYSVGTITASVRDDDERLEIYSKDIVYGTNNEFGFDYLRDNMKYSLEHKVQKSHAFAIVDEVDSILIDEARTPLIISGPVNRRMENYNKADEVAKSMQVEVDFTIDEKNRAILITEEGIKKAENLFGVDNLYKIENATLSHHLDQALKANYLFFIDKDYIVANNEVVIVDEFTGRLSEGRRFSEGLHQALEAKEGVSIKEESQTLADITFQNYFRMFSKLSGMTGTAQTEATEFLEIYNLEVVSIPTNLAIKRKDLNDLIYKSEKEKFDAVILKIKELHDKGQPVLVGTASIEKSETLHALLKKERIPHTVLNAKQHTKEAEIIKDAGLKGAVTIATNMAGRGVDIKLTDEIKELGGLYIIGTERHESRRIDNQLRGRSGRQGDPGVSQFYLSLEDNLLRIFGSDRIKGVMEKLGLKDGEHIESKLVTRAVENAQKKVESLHFESRKHLLEYDDVANEQRKSVYKFRDELLDVNYDISVKIAENREYALNQIFSKLKAFDNQNLSKEELLGLKNILKEDFNTNIELENLEQADSIENFVAEKLKNDYENKMKALDSEQRSRIERIVYLQILDNAWREHLYTMDNLKTGINLRGYNQKDPLVEYKKESYNLFLELIEDIKVEAIKTFSKIQFENEQDSSDAERYLDNFSEEREHESVTYRHEEALDEDLNAAIKVFSKTPKRNEPCPCGSGKKYKDCCAKSGPKKGLFAK; encoded by the coding sequence ATGATAAAAGCAATAATTGGGAAAATCATTGGCACTAGAAACGATCGCTGGATCAAACAATACAAAAAAAAAGTCCTAGCTATCAATACCTTAGAGCCTACTTATGAAAAAATGAGCGATACTGAGCTTCAAAACGCTTTTGAAGAGTTAAAAAAGCGTGTGCGATCGGTGGAAAAAGATTTGCAAGAAAAAACCCTTTTAGAAGTCTTACCAGAAAGTTTTGCCATCACTAGAGAAGCGAGCAAAAGAGTCTTAAACATGCGCCATTTTGATGTGCAACTCATTGGGGGCATGGTCTTAAACGATGGCAAAATCGCTGAAATGAAAACTGGCGAGGGAAAAACTTTAGTCGCTACTTTAGCGGTGGCTTTAAATGCGATAAAAGGCGAAAGCGTGTATGTGGTAACCGTTAATGATTACCTAGCGCATAGGGACTCTAAAGAAATGGAGCCTTTGTATCATTTCTTAGGTTATAGCGTAGGCACAATCACAGCGAGCGTGCGAGATGATGATGAGCGATTAGAAATTTATTCTAAAGACATTGTTTATGGCACTAATAATGAATTTGGCTTTGATTATCTAAGGGATAACATGAAATATTCTTTAGAGCATAAGGTGCAAAAATCCCATGCGTTTGCCATTGTTGATGAGGTGGATTCTATTTTAATTGATGAAGCAAGAACCCCCTTAATCATTTCAGGGCCTGTGAATAGGCGCATGGAAAATTACAACAAGGCTGATGAAGTCGCTAAGAGCATGCAAGTGGAAGTGGATTTCACGATTGATGAAAAAAACCGCGCGATTTTGATCACTGAAGAGGGGATTAAAAAAGCGGAAAATCTTTTTGGAGTGGATAATTTATACAAGATTGAAAACGCCACCTTATCGCACCATTTAGATCAAGCCTTGAAAGCGAATTATCTCTTTTTTATTGATAAAGATTATATTGTAGCTAATAATGAAGTGGTGATTGTGGATGAATTTACCGGTCGTTTGTCTGAAGGGAGGCGATTTAGTGAGGGCTTGCATCAAGCTTTAGAGGCTAAAGAGGGCGTGAGCATTAAAGAAGAGAGCCAGACTTTAGCGGATATTACTTTCCAAAATTATTTCAGGATGTTTTCTAAACTTTCTGGCATGACAGGCACGGCTCAAACCGAAGCCACAGAATTTTTAGAAATTTATAATTTAGAAGTGGTGTCTATCCCCACTAATTTAGCGATCAAACGAAAAGATTTGAACGATTTAATCTATAAGAGTGAAAAAGAAAAATTTGATGCTGTGATCCTTAAGATTAAAGAACTACACGATAAAGGTCAGCCCGTTTTAGTTGGCACAGCTAGCATTGAAAAGAGTGAAACCTTACACGCTTTACTCAAAAAAGAGCGTATCCCTCACACCGTTTTAAACGCTAAACAACACACCAAAGAAGCTGAAATCATCAAAGACGCCGGGCTTAAGGGGGCGGTTACGATTGCGACCAACATGGCCGGAAGGGGCGTTGATATTAAACTCACTGATGAGATTAAAGAGCTTGGGGGGCTGTATATCATTGGCACTGAAAGGCATGAAAGCCGTAGGATTGACAACCAACTAAGAGGGCGAAGCGGGAGGCAGGGTGATCCGGGAGTGAGCCAGTTTTATTTGAGTTTAGAAGATAATTTGTTGCGTATTTTTGGGAGCGATAGGATTAAGGGGGTGATGGAAAAATTAGGGCTCAAAGATGGCGAACACATTGAATCCAAGCTTGTAACAAGAGCGGTGGAAAACGCACAAAAAAAAGTGGAGAGCTTGCATTTTGAAAGCCGTAAGCATTTGTTAGAATACGATGATGTCGCCAATGAGCAACGGAAAAGCGTGTACAAGTTTAGAGATGAATTGTTAGATGTCAATTACGATATTAGCGTTAAAATCGCTGAAAATAGGGAATATGCGCTCAATCAAATCTTTTCTAAACTCAAAGCTTTTGACAATCAAAACTTATCTAAAGAGGAACTTTTAGGGCTTAAAAACATCTTAAAAGAAGATTTTAACACCAACATTGAGTTAGAAAATTTAGAACAAGCCGATTCTATTGAAAATTTTGTAGCCGAAAAGCTCAAAAACGATTATGAAAACAAAATGAAAGCTTTGGATAGCGAACAAAGAAGTCGGATTGAACGCATTGTGTATTTGCAGATTTTAGATAACGCATGGCGAGAGCACCTTTATACGATGGATAATCTCAAAACCGGTATTAATTTAAGAGGCTATAACCAAAAAGACCCTCTCGTAGAATACAAAAAAGAGAGTTACAACCTTTTCTTGGAGCTTATTGAAGACATTAAAGTGGAAGCGATCAAAACCTTTTCTAAGATTCAGTTTGAAAATGAGCAAGATTCTAGCGATGCAGAGCGTTATTTGGATAACTTTAGCGAAGAAAGAGAGCATGAAAGCGTAACCTACCGCCATGAAGAGGCTTTAGATGAAGACTTGAATGCAGCCATAAAAGTTTTTTCTAAAACCCCTAAAAGAAACGAGCCTTGCCCTTGCGGGAGCGGTAAAAAATATAAAGATTGTTGCGCTAAAAGTGGGCCTAAAAAGGGCTTGTTTGCCAAATAG
- a CDS encoding ABC transporter permease gives MPNRSLIFFLIKRYLRFDKSQPFISITALLAFFGVAVGVMVLIVAMAIMNGMSKEFEKKLFVMNYPLTLYTTSPYGISEGVVQILEKEFPNLLFSPYLQTQSLIKSVHSMNGGVVFGVDFSKERRINAVLNDALKNIDEKDLIKNPFSLIVGKSLRYSLNLDLNQKADLFFTELEPTGLTLSPIMKRFIIKGDFDSGLRSYDMSYMYASLQAVSAIRRLPLGLYDGVHVYSKTPMKDIENLRNALKTINHHGIGIEGWWQQNGNFFSAMQLEKRALFIVLMLIILMASLNIISSLLMVVMNRRKEIALLFSMGSSKQEVQKTFFYLGNIIGLGGVSLGVVLAFVSMYVLSVFPIISLPEDVYGINTLPLDLSLIDFLLTLIGSIIIVALSSYYPSKKASSIDALSVLRNE, from the coding sequence TTGCCAAATAGATCCTTAATTTTTTTCCTTATCAAGCGTTATTTGCGTTTTGATAAAAGCCAACCTTTTATTAGCATCACCGCTTTGTTAGCTTTCTTTGGCGTGGCTGTTGGCGTGATGGTTTTAATTGTAGCTATGGCGATCATGAATGGCATGAGTAAGGAATTTGAAAAAAAGCTTTTTGTGATGAATTACCCCTTAACGCTTTATACCACAAGCCCTTATGGGATTAGCGAAGGAGTGGTTCAAATCTTAGAAAAAGAGTTCCCTAATTTGCTTTTTAGCCCCTATTTGCAAACCCAAAGTTTGATTAAAAGCGTGCATTCTATGAATGGTGGGGTTGTGTTTGGGGTTGATTTTTCTAAAGAAAGACGCATTAATGCAGTTTTAAACGACGCTTTAAAAAATATTGATGAAAAAGATCTCATCAAAAACCCTTTTAGTTTGATTGTGGGAAAAAGCTTGAGATATAGCTTGAATTTGGATCTCAACCAAAAAGCCGACTTGTTTTTTACTGAATTAGAGCCCACAGGTCTAACCCTCTCCCCTATTATGAAACGCTTTATCATCAAAGGCGATTTTGATTCAGGATTAAGATCGTATGATATGAGCTACATGTATGCAAGCCTTCAAGCCGTAAGCGCGATCAGGAGATTGCCTTTAGGACTTTATGATGGGGTGCATGTCTATTCTAAAACGCCTATGAAAGATATTGAAAATTTACGCAACGCTCTCAAAACCATCAACCACCATGGCATAGGGATTGAAGGATGGTGGCAACAAAATGGGAATTTTTTCTCGGCGATGCAGTTAGAAAAAAGAGCGTTATTCATTGTGCTCATGCTCATTATTTTAATGGCATCTTTAAATATTATTAGCTCGCTTTTAATGGTGGTGATGAACAGGCGTAAAGAAATCGCTCTACTCTTTAGCATGGGAAGCAGTAAGCAAGAAGTTCAAAAAACCTTCTTTTATTTGGGTAATATCATTGGTTTAGGCGGCGTGAGCCTTGGGGTGGTTTTAGCGTTTGTGAGCATGTATGTTTTGAGCGTGTTCCCTATTATCTCGCTCCCAGAAGATGTTTATGGTATCAATACCTTGCCTTTAGATTTATCTTTAATAGATTTTCTCCTCACTTTAATAGGCTCTATTATCATCGTAGCCCTTTCTTCTTATTACCCATCCAAAAAAGCTTCTAGTATTGATGCTTTAAGCGTGTTGAGGAATGAATAA